A part of Chloroflexota bacterium genomic DNA contains:
- a CDS encoding TRAP transporter small permease subunit: protein MKTVVKVIDSVSEYTGRGVLWLTVALVLVLFYETMARQLFTAPTQWAFETAEMIFCTIAVLGWAYVHRHHGHIRVDVFYARLSPRGKAVADVVCSFVFLVPFLVYLVPTSFSSMMLSWRINEKLIESTFMPPAAPIRTVIVVGVLLFTLQCVAQFIRDLYFLLRNKPYD from the coding sequence ATGAAAACTGTGGTCAAAGTCATCGACTCCGTTAGCGAGTATACGGGAAGGGGCGTGCTCTGGCTGACTGTAGCTCTCGTCCTGGTGCTCTTTTACGAGACCATGGCCAGACAGCTGTTCACTGCGCCAACGCAGTGGGCGTTCGAGACCGCGGAGATGATCTTTTGCACCATAGCCGTGCTGGGATGGGCGTACGTTCACCGTCACCACGGGCACATTCGGGTAGACGTTTTCTACGCACGCCTATCCCCGAGAGGGAAGGCGGTTGCTGATGTAGTCTGCTCGTTCGTGTTTCTCGTCCCCTTTCTTGTATATTTAGTCCCCACTTCATTTAGTAGTATGATGTTGTCCTGGAGGATTAACGAAAAACTGATTGAAAGCACCTTCATGCCGCCCGCCGCTCCTATAAGAACAGTGATTGTGGTGGGTGTTCTCTTATTTACCCTTCAGTGCGTGGCCCAATTCATTCGTGATTTATACTTTCTGCTGAGGAACAAGCCTTATGATTGA